In the genome of Thermodesulfobacteriota bacterium, one region contains:
- a CDS encoding shikimate kinase, translating to MNKNRNLNNIYLIGFMGAGKTSVGRILAKSLRMGFVDIDDRIEKELGMTISQIFSKWGEDYFRDAETKMLRVVSGNGAQVIATGGGIVLRDENWDTMRENGVTVYLKASAEALWNRIKHNTTRPLLQVEDPFKKAVEILSGRIPLYERADLVIDTENLTPHEVALEITAKLENF from the coding sequence GTGAATAAGAACAGAAACTTAAATAACATCTACCTCATCGGCTTCATGGGCGCTGGAAAAACGAGTGTAGGGAGAATACTGGCTAAAAGTCTCAGGATGGGTTTTGTGGATATTGACGATAGGATAGAGAAAGAGCTGGGTATGACTATTTCTCAAATATTCTCAAAGTGGGGAGAGGACTATTTCAGGGATGCCGAGACAAAAATGCTTAGAGTTGTCTCCGGAAATGGAGCGCAGGTAATCGCCACAGGCGGGGGTATAGTTCTTCGGGATGAGAATTGGGATACCATGAGGGAGAACGGAGTTACAGTTTACTTGAAGGCGTCGGCAGAGGCTCTCTGGAACAGAATTAAGCACAACACTACACGTCCGCTCCTTCAAGTAGAAGACCCGTTTAAGAAAGCGGTTGAGATTCTTTCTGGGAGGATTCCTTTATACGAAAGAGCAGATTTGGTCATAGATACGGAGAATCTTACTCCACATGAAGTGGCTTTAGAGATAACCGCAAAATTGGAAAATTTTTGA
- a CDS encoding MBL fold metallo-hydrolase has product MTKINEIAPDLYRISIYVPEYDLQFNHFLVKDDEPLLFHTGLKAMFPQLREAVSTIIKPSEIKWIGFSHFESDECGALNHWLEVAPSAQAVCSVVGALVSVNDFAIRPAKGMADGEMLATGKYRFRFCSTVHLPHGWDAGVMLEEKNKTLLCSDLFTHFGEVEPLTDSDVVGRAQKSLLEMQASPFAYYMPYTPQTHKILSRLAQLEPKTLATMHGSSFTGNCKQALLDLDVVIKETLGEP; this is encoded by the coding sequence ATGACAAAAATTAATGAAATCGCCCCTGATCTTTATCGAATCTCTATATACGTCCCTGAGTATGACCTTCAGTTCAATCACTTTCTGGTGAAAGATGACGAACCCCTCTTATTTCATACTGGCTTAAAGGCTATGTTTCCTCAGTTAAGGGAAGCAGTGTCAACCATAATTAAACCGTCAGAGATTAAGTGGATTGGTTTCAGCCATTTTGAATCGGACGAGTGCGGGGCTTTGAATCATTGGCTCGAGGTAGCTCCTTCCGCCCAGGCGGTATGTAGTGTGGTTGGGGCGTTGGTTAGCGTCAATGACTTTGCGATAAGGCCGGCGAAGGGTATGGCAGACGGCGAGATGCTTGCTACCGGTAAGTACCGTTTTCGGTTCTGCTCGACTGTTCATCTTCCACATGGTTGGGATGCCGGGGTGATGCTTGAGGAGAAAAATAAGACCCTGCTGTGTTCTGATCTTTTTACCCATTTCGGGGAAGTGGAACCATTAACTGATTCGGATGTGGTGGGGAGAGCACAAAAGTCGCTGCTTGAAATGCAGGCCAGCCCTTTTGCCTATTATATGCCATATACACCTCAAACACATAAGATTCTTAGTAGGCTAGCTCAACTCGAGCCGAAAACGTTGGCAACGATGCACGGTTCTAGCTTCACTGGGAACTGCAAGCAAGCGTTACTCGACCTAGATGTAGTCATAAAAGAAACCCTTGGTGAACCTTAA
- a CDS encoding GNAT family N-acetyltransferase — translation MALELVPAEPKHINEIGRICFEAFKSIHDKHVFPRDFPDVELAIKVVGMLVERKDFYGVVALLEGKPVGSNFSSLMDEVSGIGPITVDPACQTRGIGRALMEGVVNYAKRNNIEKIRLLQDSFNMASLSLYTSLGFDVKETVVLMEAVPASKADQTVRSITENDLAVIEGLSRRIYKVSRINEVASAFVYGFPAFLRERDGRVTGYLLPGFFGHGVAETEEDALALIGESARRIPPEFARFFCPLRQEKFFRTALRNGCRAIKVMNLMAVGPYEPPQDVWMPSILY, via the coding sequence TTGGCTCTTGAATTAGTTCCTGCGGAACCTAAGCACATAAATGAAATAGGAAGAATATGTTTTGAGGCATTCAAGTCCATTCATGATAAGCATGTTTTTCCGAGGGATTTTCCGGATGTCGAATTGGCCATTAAGGTGGTAGGTATGCTTGTCGAACGTAAGGATTTTTATGGGGTTGTTGCACTCCTGGAGGGAAAGCCGGTGGGCTCAAACTTTTCATCTTTGATGGACGAGGTGTCTGGCATAGGCCCGATCACCGTGGACCCAGCTTGCCAGACACGGGGTATCGGAAGGGCTTTAATGGAGGGTGTGGTGAATTATGCGAAGCGGAATAACATAGAAAAAATTAGATTACTCCAGGACTCATTCAACATGGCATCGCTTTCCTTATATACCTCACTCGGTTTTGATGTGAAAGAGACGGTAGTCCTGATGGAAGCAGTACCTGCATCGAAGGCTGATCAGACAGTGCGCTCAATCACGGAGAATGACCTGGCCGTCATCGAAGGGTTATCCAGACGAATTTACAAGGTCAGCCGAATAAACGAGGTTGCCTCAGCGTTTGTTTATGGTTTCCCTGCGTTTTTAAGGGAGCGTGACGGGCGTGTGACCGGTTATTTGTTGCCTGGCTTTTTTGGTCATGGAGTTGCAGAGACCGAGGAGGATGCCCTTGCGCTCATCGGAGAGTCGGCCCGTCGAATTCCGCCTGAGTTTGCCCGCTTTTTCTGCCCACTCCGTCAGGAAAAGTTTTTCCGTACTGCTCTGAGGAATGGATGTAGGGCGATAAAGGTTATGAACCTGATGGCGGTAGGGCCGTACGAGCCTCCTCAAGATGTCTGGATGCCTTCCATTCTTTACTAG
- a CDS encoding quercetin 2,3-dioxygenase produces MSSINNNGGIRNDKKIALRPGEGKSYWLLGDLYTFKLTGDDTGGAFALVENTVQPQNGPPPHIHHREDETFYVLEGEFSFLHGDTTFSAGPESFIYIPKGTLHTYKNVGRDIGRLVFLLTPAGFEKFFEEVGAPAEDKTTPPPFDPATVEKLLKLAPKYHLEVKLPPSGD; encoded by the coding sequence ATGAGTTCGATTAATAATAATGGTGGGATTAGAAACGACAAGAAAATTGCGTTGAGACCGGGCGAAGGGAAATCGTACTGGTTGCTTGGCGACCTTTATACGTTCAAACTGACCGGGGATGATACTGGAGGGGCATTCGCTTTGGTCGAGAATACGGTGCAACCTCAGAACGGACCACCGCCGCATATACATCATCGAGAAGATGAAACCTTTTATGTGTTGGAGGGGGAGTTTTCGTTCTTGCATGGCGATACTACATTTAGTGCTGGCCCCGAGTCGTTTATCTACATTCCTAAAGGCACGCTTCATACATACAAGAATGTAGGCAGGGATATCGGCAGATTGGTATTTCTTTTAACACCAGCCGGGTTTGAGAAATTCTTCGAGGAAGTCGGCGCGCCGGCGGAAGACAAAACAACTCCTCCTCCATTCGACCCGGCTACTGTGGAGAAGCTCTTAAAACTGGCCCCCAAATACCATCTCGAAGTCAAACTGCCCCCATCTGGAGATTAG
- a CDS encoding acetoacetate--CoA ligase, with amino-acid sequence MKEPLWTPSEERIKKANMTRFMQFVDKKYGKDFSNYDELYRWSIESIPDFWEAMWEFGEVRASSGYETVVDDLTKMPGARWFIGARLNFAENLLRYRDDRVALIFKGEEKEPVVVNYAELYDNVARLARSLRDIGVKKGDRVAGFMPNMIETVVAMLAATSIGAIWSSCSPDFGIKGVLDRFGQIEPKVLFTADGYYFKGKRFDSLERISGIIKELPSIEKVIVVSYTEKKPDITRIPNSILYDDFIFCRGKACLAPTLEFEQLPFDHPLYIMYSSGTTGLPKCMVHSVGGTLVQHLKELKLHTDLKREDVIFYYTTCGWMMWNWLVSSLSLGATLVLYDGSPFHPDPGALWKLVEDVKITIFGTSARYIAALESEGIKPGDNYDLSSLRTILSTGSPLILESFYYVYRHIKPDVQLSSISGGTDIIGCFVLGNPIGPVYPGEIQCRGLGMKVEAFDENGKSVIGQKGELVCTAPFPSMPIYFWNDPDNRKYLNAYFSKYPNVWTHGDYIEITENGGAVIYGRSDATLNPGGVRIGTAEIYRQVESFPEVADSIVVGQRWRDDERVILFVKLVEGKELTSELESKIKKAIRENASPRHVPAKIIAVRDIPYTINMKKVELAVRNVIHGEPVLNKDALANPEALEYYKNLPELQS; translated from the coding sequence ATGAAAGAACCGCTCTGGACCCCGTCAGAGGAGAGAATAAAAAAAGCCAACATGACTCGCTTTATGCAGTTCGTCGATAAGAAATATGGAAAGGACTTCAGTAACTATGATGAGCTTTACCGGTGGTCTATAGAGAGTATTCCCGACTTCTGGGAAGCGATGTGGGAATTTGGAGAGGTAAGGGCATCGAGCGGGTATGAGACCGTTGTCGATGATTTGACTAAAATGCCCGGGGCAAGATGGTTCATTGGCGCCAGGCTTAATTTTGCGGAAAACCTTCTTCGCTATAGAGATGACCGGGTTGCATTAATCTTCAAGGGTGAGGAAAAAGAACCGGTCGTAGTCAACTATGCAGAGCTTTATGATAATGTTGCCCGCTTGGCTAGGTCCTTACGCGATATCGGAGTAAAAAAGGGAGATAGAGTGGCCGGATTCATGCCCAACATGATAGAAACGGTTGTTGCTATGCTGGCTGCTACCAGTATCGGGGCGATATGGTCTTCTTGTTCACCCGACTTCGGGATAAAGGGTGTGCTTGACCGCTTTGGACAAATAGAGCCAAAGGTGTTATTCACCGCAGACGGCTACTATTTCAAGGGAAAAAGGTTTGACTCTTTGGAAAGAATCTCCGGCATCATCAAGGAGCTGCCTTCAATCGAAAAAGTTATAGTAGTTTCTTATACAGAAAAAAAGCCAGATATAACTCGTATTCCCAATTCAATTCTCTATGACGATTTCATATTTTGTAGGGGCAAGGCATGCCTTGCCCCTACTCTAGAGTTTGAGCAACTGCCCTTTGATCATCCCCTTTACATAATGTACTCCTCCGGTACGACCGGACTGCCCAAATGCATGGTGCACAGCGTAGGCGGCACTCTAGTCCAGCATCTTAAGGAGTTAAAGCTCCATACCGACCTCAAACGCGAAGACGTCATTTTTTACTACACCACCTGCGGCTGGATGATGTGGAACTGGCTGGTTAGTTCGTTATCACTGGGAGCAACTTTAGTGTTATACGACGGATCCCCATTCCATCCTGACCCGGGGGCTTTATGGAAACTGGTCGAGGATGTGAAGATAACCATATTTGGCACCAGTGCCAGGTATATTGCCGCACTGGAAAGTGAAGGAATAAAACCCGGCGATAATTATGACTTGAGTAGTTTGAGGACTATTCTCTCTACCGGGTCGCCCCTGATTCTAGAGAGCTTCTACTACGTTTATCGGCATATAAAACCGGATGTACAACTTTCCTCCATCTCCGGGGGTACCGATATTATCGGATGTTTCGTTTTAGGAAATCCAATCGGACCGGTATATCCGGGGGAGATACAGTGCCGCGGACTGGGCATGAAAGTTGAAGCCTTTGATGAGAATGGCAAATCGGTGATAGGGCAGAAGGGCGAGCTTGTCTGTACCGCTCCTTTTCCTTCGATGCCCATTTACTTCTGGAATGACCCGGACAACCGGAAGTACCTTAATGCTTATTTTAGTAAATATCCTAACGTATGGACTCATGGGGATTACATAGAGATTACGGAGAACGGCGGAGCAGTCATCTACGGCCGCTCCGATGCCACCCTAAACCCGGGCGGCGTGAGAATCGGCACGGCGGAAATTTATCGACAGGTAGAATCCTTTCCCGAGGTTGCCGATAGCATCGTGGTTGGCCAGAGATGGCGGGATGACGAGAGGGTTATACTATTCGTAAAACTAGTCGAGGGTAAGGAACTCACTTCGGAACTGGAGAGCAAGATTAAAAAAGCCATAAGGGAAAATGCTTCTCCTCGTCACGTTCCGGCAAAGATAATCGCGGTCAGGGATATTCCTTACACCATCAACATGAAGAAGGTGGAATTGGCGGTGAGGAATGTTATCCACGGAGAACCGGTGCTTAACAAGGACGCTCTGGCTAACCCGGAGGCTCTAGAGTATTATAAGAATTTACCTGAACTTCAAAGTTAG
- a CDS encoding multicopper oxidase domain-containing protein: protein MKSDEYKSDNKPTSGNGLSRRNFLRLSGLGIVAVEGMNVPGMPALAKADKTVPAVPGTGSLPVNLPYREYQFEITKKEVNPDGTPVTALTINGQIPGPEIRVTEGDLLRFVVKNGLEDQPVTIHSHGLILPSSMDGVPKISQRPVYPGEEFVYQYLVRQTGTYWYHSRYQLQEQIGLFGPLIIEPRREPMSYDQEYVIMINDWLHSDPYQIVPNLRKQSMKPMAGEMEMEKPDLADVNYPSFLMNGHGINNPSEFKAKPGDLIRFRIINACASSYFYFMVDDHELSVTHVSGQPVNPVPVDNILVASGERYDVLVRLRSSGAFGIRGVAQDGSLQALGILRTKGAKSQVSKEIPKITGRGLNIDDLVSPVSTLPPEAPNRVYNLTLDGNMPKYVWMMGNQVYPKADPLIVKSGERVRVELTNTTSMYHPMHLHGHFFRVMGLKAGETHAPLLDTVSVPPLKKIAFEFFTDNPGRWFFHCHNLYHLETGMAREIHYKV, encoded by the coding sequence ATGAAGAGTGATGAGTATAAAAGCGACAATAAACCTACATCTGGTAACGGCCTCTCCCGTCGTAATTTCTTACGACTTAGCGGATTGGGAATAGTTGCGGTAGAGGGTATGAATGTGCCGGGTATGCCCGCATTAGCAAAAGCGGATAAGACGGTTCCCGCCGTTCCCGGGACAGGCTCCCTGCCTGTTAATTTGCCCTATAGGGAGTATCAATTTGAGATTACGAAAAAGGAGGTAAATCCCGACGGTACCCCGGTCACTGCGCTCACCATAAACGGTCAAATACCCGGGCCGGAGATTCGAGTAACCGAGGGGGATTTATTGCGCTTCGTCGTAAAGAACGGGCTTGAAGACCAGCCGGTTACGATACATAGCCATGGCTTGATATTGCCGAGCAGTATGGACGGCGTGCCGAAAATTTCCCAGCGTCCGGTCTATCCCGGGGAAGAGTTCGTATATCAATACCTGGTGCGTCAAACCGGCACTTATTGGTATCACTCCCGTTATCAGTTGCAAGAGCAAATAGGCTTATTCGGCCCGCTTATCATTGAACCACGTAGAGAACCCATGTCCTACGACCAGGAATACGTAATCATGATAAACGACTGGCTTCATTCCGACCCCTATCAGATCGTCCCCAATCTGCGCAAGCAAAGCATGAAGCCTATGGCCGGCGAGATGGAGATGGAAAAACCGGACCTGGCCGATGTTAATTATCCTAGCTTTCTCATGAATGGACATGGAATAAATAATCCGTCGGAATTTAAGGCTAAACCAGGTGATTTAATTCGGTTTCGCATCATCAACGCCTGTGCCTCCTCCTATTTCTACTTCATGGTGGACGACCATGAGCTCTCCGTGACGCACGTAAGCGGCCAGCCGGTTAATCCCGTTCCTGTAGATAATATTTTGGTTGCCAGCGGGGAACGATACGATGTGCTGGTAAGATTGAGGAGTTCAGGGGCATTCGGCATACGCGGTGTGGCGCAGGATGGCTCTCTACAAGCCTTGGGAATATTAAGAACTAAGGGCGCAAAAAGCCAGGTATCAAAAGAGATTCCTAAAATTACCGGACGGGGATTAAATATTGATGATTTAGTCTCACCAGTATCCACTTTACCTCCGGAGGCTCCCAATCGTGTATATAACCTCACCCTTGATGGGAATATGCCGAAATATGTATGGATGATGGGAAATCAGGTGTATCCGAAAGCGGATCCGCTGATAGTGAAGTCGGGCGAGCGGGTACGTGTGGAACTTACCAATACCACGTCCATGTATCATCCCATGCATTTGCACGGGCATTTCTTCCGAGTAATGGGATTAAAAGCAGGGGAAACCCATGCGCCCCTCTTGGATACGGTCAGTGTGCCACCCTTAAAGAAGATAGCGTTTGAATTTTTTACCGATAACCCGGGGAGATGGTTTTTTCATTGCCACAATCTTTACCATCTGGAAACCGGGATGGCCCGGGAAATTCACTACAAGGTGTGA
- a CDS encoding DUF488 domain-containing protein has product MSNEVNNQIHTIGHSNRSLEDLIRVLKYYDIKVLADVRRFPTSRHNPQFKKDVLENKLPESGIEYAWIENLGGFRKGGYVEYTETKEFRDELEKLIEIAKQKRTAVMCAELLWFRCHRNFIATALTRLGWEVIHIYDEKKLDKHKFVDSLF; this is encoded by the coding sequence ATGAGTAACGAAGTAAATAACCAAATCCACACTATCGGCCACTCAAACCGCAGTCTCGAAGATTTGATTAGAGTTCTAAAATACTACGACATTAAAGTCCTTGCGGATGTGAGGCGGTTTCCTACTTCCCGGCATAATCCGCAGTTTAAAAAAGACGTTCTTGAGAACAAACTACCGGAAAGTGGAATTGAATACGCCTGGATTGAGAATCTGGGAGGGTTCAGGAAAGGCGGGTACGTGGAATATACGGAAACGAAGGAATTCAGGGATGAGTTGGAGAAATTAATCGAGATTGCAAAACAAAAGAGGACGGCAGTGATGTGCGCCGAGCTTCTGTGGTTTAGGTGCCACCGTAACTTTATTGCCACTGCCCTTACCAGGCTGGGCTGGGAGGTAATTCATATTTACGACGAGAAGAAATTAGATAAGCACAAGTTTGTGGATAGCCTGTTTTGA